The following nucleotide sequence is from Saimiri boliviensis isolate mSaiBol1 chromosome 6, mSaiBol1.pri, whole genome shotgun sequence.
GTGGTCACTGCTGAATCCCCAGACCCTGGCACAGAGTAGGGTCTCAACCAGTATTTCTGGCTAAGGATCAAGTGTCAAGGCAAGTCAGGTGCTGAGTTCAGACTCAAACCCAGTCCTCCTGACTCTAGCTAGGTCCTCCCTGGTTCCCACCCCAGGTCTGAGGGTACGAGTAGGTGAGGGGGCTTGGAAGCAAAAGACTTCTAAAGGAGACATCTTTGAGAGGCAATTTCAAGTGTTCATGAGGTCACGGAACCTGGGAAGTCTGCCACGTTCCTCCGGGTGTGCAGCTGGCTTCATGTCTCCCACGTTTCCTGCAGTCACACACATCTGTCTTCTCCTGCTCTCTGCTATGCCTGCTCTTTAAGGGGACAGCCTTGAGGTAGATTTCTCCCTCCATCACTTGGCTTCTGCAGGCAGGCCCCAGGCCTCTGGGCCTCTGCCCACCTCACACTCCAGCAgcacccccagtgtgtgattagAGGAGGAAGCCAGCCATTTAGTGGGGCCCTGGCACCTCTGAGAGAGGGTCTGGAGTGGATGATGTCAGGGAGTCCGGGCAGGACCAGCCAGATACCCCATCTCACTTCTTCCTGTCAGGCTTCTCCGGgacccctccccttcccttctctccccgcCACCATCTAGCCACGGCTTTGGTCTGATTCCTCTCTGTGTCTCCAGTGCCCAGTATGAGGCCAGGCACAAAAAGGACGGGCAGAAGGAAGGACCAACCAGGCTTCACGAGTGGAAGGCGCAGTGCAGCTCCCTGCCTCCGACCCTCCCCCATCACACCTCTCACACCTCTCTACCTTCCTGCCTTTTCCTCCAAGGGCAGAGGTCCCTCTGGTGCTTCCCAGTGGAGAATGTGGTGAACGTAGCAGGTCCTTCCACCTACCCCCAGCCATTGTTAGCCTTCAGTCCTCAGACTAAGaagatcttcctgcctccagacCTTGGCAGAAGTTGGTACTTCTGATCTTTCTCTGTTCAGCAAACTTCTACTCATCCGCCAAAACCCAGTTCAAATGTGACTTCCTCTAAGAAGTCTGTCTAGGTGGGGTCAGGGCTCTTACTCTGAGCTCTCATTATTTCCTGGGATTTCTTTTCTCCAGCTATTGACTGCATGTGATTCCTTCCCTGGATTGTTAACTTCTCTAGGACTGGCAAAGTTCCATTCAGTAAGGGCTGAGTGAATGGCTGGGTTTGTAGGAGAGGTGAAGCTGGGGGCCCTGGCCCTTGTTGATAGCCCCATAAGGCTAAAGGCCACTGACAGACAGCAAGGAGGATGACAGTCCAGAGAAGACATGTAATGGGGATCAGCAAATGATACTAAGGTTAAACAACAACTGGCCCACAGTAGACACTCAATTAGTTGATTTTTGATGACTACTGATTTGGTATGTCTCAGCAATAGCTCTCATATACATCTTTAGAGCTGAAGAGACCTACAGATGTACAGGTCACCTCCTCAGTTTCAAAGATGTGCTCTCTGGTAATGCAGCTTAAGATCACAGTAAGTTCTGGCAAGTCTGGCAAATAAAACATGCTATTAGCTATAGGCTTGTTGTCAGCAAAAATCTTTGAGGCTTTTATGAGCGCTACTGCTAAACTAAGAATTAAATCAatagttataaaaaaaaatcaactaccATGCTCTAACTTGCATTAGAGATACCATCACTATATTGTCCTGGGGGACTGCGGGGCACCCTTTGAAGGTCATTGACAGATGGGACTTTGTCAAGAGAACTGAATCCTTTCTCACGAGGAATGGCTGGGAGAAGCGGTAAGGAGCGTGCCAGGAAAAGACAGGAAGCCCCATGCACGGTCTCTGACTTTGAAGAATGGCCCTGGGCTGAGGGGTGCTCCTGACCCCATGGCGAAGCTGGGGCTGTCAGGGAGTCCCAGGCAGGCTCCTGGGACActgaaaggaggggagggagcaggCCTCCCATCACGAGACGATGCCTCCAGTTGAGATGCTTAGGCGGCATCCCACACTACCTCTGTAGTACTTTTCAATAGTTAGAAGGCACATATTCTGGAATTATGTGGCCCTAAAATTAGAAAATGCCAGAATTCTAGGCTTCTGCCCTATGGTTTTAGGGTTCTGTAACCCTGAAAGCGAAATAATCCAGCCCGGGGACCTGGAGGTCCTCCTGGCCCAGAACCCACCAGACCCCTGCTTCACATATCTCAAGGAGTCATTTCATCCACACCCCCACCTCACAGCCTCTCGCATACCCAATATGCAGGTCTTACCCTCTGGCCAGGAGAGGGTGACGTGACACGAGACATAAGGGACTATCAGATAATTCATCAGAGAGGTTGATCCCAAAGCAGCAAACAATCCCTCTTCTTTCCTGTCTGAATTAACTCCTCATTCTATGTAGCTGGATTTCCTCCTGGATGGCTTTGGCTGAGGCTAATGTTTGTTGGTCTAACTCCATCCCCACCCTGAAGATGAGGAatggaagggaagaagaggatgTAGAGGAGGTGTCAGATCCGATTTTGGCTTGCATAACCCCTCCGCCAACAATAGAGAGCAGGGTGGTGTGGGGAACAATGTCGTCCCAATGGGAAGTCCCTCCATATAGCTAACCTTAATCCTGCTATGTGCAATCAGAGCCCGTTTCTTCTCCCACAGTCTGGGAGAATGCATCCAGGATCACTGCCCCACCACAGAGAGGTCCAAAATGCCCTCCTAAGAGTCCCCTCCCactcccaacagtcccccaaggTCAGCAGGAATGATACAGTACCACTTACAAGAGTAGAGTATCTGAGATTATTGCAGACTTTATAGAAAACTGCTCGGGGGAGATCCAGATTTTCTGGgtatggggagggaaggcaggcctCACACCAATACATTAAAGGAAGGGTGACTTCCTGTGTGCAGACGCTGCACAGGCCAGCCATTCTGCCTCACCTAGGGCGTGGGGAGTCAGGGAGAGGGGTGTCTCCCCCACTCACCAATTGTGCTTTGGGATCTTGGAGAAGGCAGGGTGCTGAGGTTCTGACCCTGAACCAGGAGGGCTtgtgcctgaggcaggaggcaagACCCCCTTCTCTTCCAGAAGATACACGGGGTGAGGCGGcggtggtggcagcagcagcggCAAGGAATCCCAAGGGGCAAAGAGCCACATGGGTGGGAAAGAGTACGGAGAAATCGGAGGGCAGGAGCGTCCAGCCCTTCAGAGCCcactccctgcccctctctgagGCCACAATACCTTGCTATCCCTTTCACACACCCAAGCCTCTCTCCATCCCCACAAGGATCTGCCAGTATGCTCTGGGGGTGCATGGCACCTGCACCTGTCTGGCAGGACTGAAAAGCTCGTCCTGGGAGGAAAGGGGGATGAGGACATCCCAGGGACAGATTCCCCACTGTACCTTCATTAGTGAATGGCAGGGGTGGGTGCTGAGTGCCAGCACTGGGTATGGGGGAGCCAAGAAGCCTAAGGCTTGGGCGGGAGATGAAAGTCAGATCGGGATGAAGAGCTGAGAGTTTGAGACTGGGGACAGGCACTGGGTATCGGGAGGTCAGCGCCCCAGTGGGAAAGGCTGAGTGAGAGTCGGCTCCATACTAAGGCTAGACAGGGTGTGCTTGTCCCTGGGATGGGAGAGACAGACTAGGAGCTGAGCCCCATGCCCCCATACCTGGGCGGAGGAAGGGAGGGCCTGAGCCAGAGGCGGGGGTGGGTGAAGGGGGAGGCAGGGGTACGTAATATATCCTCAGATGAGGGGAGGGTGCCCAATCCTCAGAGCCCCAGGGTTGGGCCTCCATGTAGGATGGAGGGCTCTGAGCTCTGGGACCAGACAAAGGGCTCAAAGTGCACAAACTCCTCCCGATGGGGGTGCTCTGCTTCGAGACCAGAATGGAATGAGAGGGCCCAGGAGCCCTGGAGGGGACTGAGGGCTCCGAGCTGGCGGTGGGGGTCAGGGCAGTCTCGGGTGCTGAGACTCCAAGCACAGGGTGGTGGGGGCAGGTCTCAGAGCTCTGGCCCTGAAGGACAGAGTCTCTGTGTGAGCCCCGAGACGGGGAACGTACTTTGGGTGGTCCAGGAGGGAGGTTTCAGAAACCAGGGTGGGTGGGAGGGGTTTCTGTTTTCGGACGGGCTATCTCTGGGTCTTTGACGGCGGGAGCTCTCGGAGGCGGGGACGAGAGGGTACAGCTTAGAACCTCCGAGACGGGGTAAGGTCTCCGAGCTCCGGGCTCGCGGGCGTCTCATCTCTGCAGCTTCGGGCCAGGCAGGGGCAGCCCTGAGCCCGGGGGCGCCGCTCAGAGCCCAGAGCCCGGGGAGGTGGCGCGGGAGCCGGCGGGCGCGGCGGGCGCGGGCGCGCGGCGCGGGTCTGCGTCCTGCTCGTAGCGGTAGTGGTAGCCCTCCATCTGGTCCCGGCACGCCTCGCGCAGGTTGCGCATCCAGCGCTGGATGCCGCGGCGGTTTAGGTAGAGCACCATGAGGAAGATGAGGCCGATGAGCGCCAGCACCAGCCCGAAGAACACGTAGGAGGCTTCCAATTCCGGGCCGGCGGCCTCGGCCTCCTCCCCGCGAGCGTCGGCGCCGCTGTCCGCGCAGCGCAGCCGCGCCCCGTCCAGGTCCAGCAGCGGCCGGTCCAGGAGCGCCCGCGGAGCGGCGCAGCGCAGGCGCCGCGCGTCAGGCACGCGCTCCGTGGCGTTGTGCAGCCAGGCCAGCAGGGGGCGCGCGGCACAGCCGCAGCGCAGGGGGTTGTCGGCGAGCAGCAGGCGCGGCCCGGAGAGGCCGCCATCGCGCTCCAGCCCGCGCAGCTCGTCGGGGCCCAGGCCGGCCAGCGCGTTGAAGCGCACGTCTAGCTGCTCCAGGCGCGCCAGGCGCAGCGCGGAGGGCGGAAGGCGGCTGAGCGCGTTGCCCGCCAGGCCCAGCAGGCGAAGCTCGGCCAGCGGGGCCAGCGCGACGTCCAGCGCGGCCAGCAGCGCGGGGCCGCCCCGCACCAGCGCGTAGTTGAGCTGCAGCGAGCGCAGCGCGGGCAGCCCGCGGAAGGCGCCGCCGCCCAGGGCGCGCAGCGGGTTGTGGCTGAGGTCGAGCGCTGTCAGGCTGGGCAGCCCGTCGAAGGCGCCGTCCTCCACCACCTCGATGTGGTTGTGCGTGAGGCGCAGCGCGCTCAGGAGCGGCAGGCGCACGCCGCCCGCCTGGTCTCCGTCCCCGTCCGCGTCCCCGCCGGCGAAGGCGGCCGCGCGCAGCACCGTCAGGTTGGCGCCCACGATGGTGAGGTTGCGCGCGTCGGGCGGCACGTCCTGTGGAGGCTGGCGGAGCTCGGCGCCCGACGCGCAGCGCAGCAGCACCTTGGGGCCGCCGAAGCAGTAGCACTGGAAGGGACAGGGTGCCGCGGGCTGGCTCAGCGCCGCCGCCACGATCAGCAGTCCCTGGAACCCCGGCTGTCCCGCGCGCGGGGCCATCGCGGCCGCCCCCGCATCCAGCGCCTGGGCGGCCGCGCTCTCCAGTGAGTTGGGAGCGCCTGGTGGGGGGCACGGGTGGGGCGAGTCCTTGACCCGGAGCGGCTGGCAGTCCCGGTCGGTCTGTTCGCTGTCTCGAAAGTCCGCGGAGCCGCACTTACTGGCTGATTGGCCGGGGGCGAGAGGGGTCAGATGGGGAGCGGAGCCCCCCGCCCCCGGTGCCCTCGCCCTGTGCGCTGGCCTCCGACTTCCGCGGCCGCCTGGGCTCGGAGCCGAGTGGGCAGGGTTTGCCTCCCCCCTCCCcgcctcccagcctcctcctccgcCCCCAGCGGAGTCTCCGCGCCCTCCTCGCTGGGGGAGGCGGAGTGGGAGGCTCCGGAGAATCAGGGCTCTCGGCTGCGGCGTTTTCTCTTCACCCTCTCTGGCTCCCGGGCTGCGGAGAAGTTTGGCTCCCGGAGGCTCCGACTTGCTTTCCCCTCCCCCTCGACCTCCACCTCGGACATTTAAGCTGggcctttcctcctccctctctggcACGTGTGGGGCGGGGCCCGGCTGGGGAAGAGCAGGCAGGTGGGTAACCACCAGGGAGAATTCGGGGGTTGAGGAGGACTTTAGAGCTGCCCCTACTACAGGAGGCAGGGATGAGGGGTGGGCTGAGAAAGTTACTAATTTTCCAGCCTCTTCCTAATCTCCAGTCAGAGAGAGACTGGAAAAtccccagcctctgcttcctcctctgccaTCCCAGTTCCGTTAGAcctggctgtgtcaccacccCTGCAGGAGCGGTGGGACCAGCTTTTTctccatccatcccatcccatcccactcTTAGGAGAAGTCTGTGATCCCCGTTCCCCTCCCACCCACCAACTCTGGCTGCTCTGCCTCTGCCAAGGGTTCCCTCATATGGTTTCCTCCACCGAGCTGGACTCCTCTGCCAAGTGCTGTCCTAGGCACAGGAACCAGGGGTGTAATGATTCTGCCCTTTGCTTTCATTCCCTGCCCCCAAACCTCTCAGACCCTTGGGGTTCCGTTGGGCACTATCAACCAGTCCCTCCAGGCTTCACCTGTGAGTGGGGTTTGGGGCACCAGAGGTTGGGAGAGCAGGAGCAGATTTTGCAGCTTGGAGTTGGAGGTCTCAGAACGGGCAGAGCTGAGGTGGGGGCTGAGCTGTTTACAGATTTGTTttgttctggattttttttttttttccaagaactGGGAAGCTCCAAACCTGATTTAAAGAGACAGGCTCCTGAGAAGGGAGCATTCCTGGCCTTGGCATGAATTATTCAGGCTAGATAGACTGACACTTGATCCGTAGGCCATTCGGGTATCAGCAGAGCTGGTTGGGATAGAGGCTCTCCCCTCCTCCCAAGAATCAGTCTCTTTCTCCTGAATTGGGGACGGTTGTTGTGTTGACTCCTTCCCTGAGGTTATATTTAACAG
It contains:
- the TPBGL gene encoding trophoblast glycoprotein-like; its protein translation is MAPRAGQPGFQGLLIVAAALSQPAAPCPFQCYCFGGPKVLLRCASGAELRQPPQDVPPDARNLTIVGANLTVLRAAAFAGGDADGDGDQAGGVRLPLLSALRLTHNHIEVVEDGAFDGLPSLTALDLSHNPLRALGGGAFRGLPALRSLQLNYALVRGGPALLAALDVALAPLAELRLLGLAGNALSRLPPSALRLARLEQLDVRFNALAGLGPDELRGLERDGGLSGPRLLLADNPLRCGCAARPLLAWLHNATERVPDARRLRCAAPRALLDRPLLDLDGARLRCADSGADARGEEAEAAGPELEASYVFFGLVLALIGLIFLMVLYLNRRGIQRWMRNLREACRDQMEGYHYRYEQDADPRRAPAPAAPAGSRATSPGSGL